Sequence from the Aromatoleum petrolei genome:
TCAGCGTCGCGCCGAGGCGCGCGAGTTCCAGCGCGCAGGCGCGGCCGATGCCGCTGCCGGCACCGGTCACCAGCGCATGCCGGCCGGCGAGCGGCGCGGCGGCGTTTTCTCTCTTGGGATCGGGGGTGATTGTCATCGTGATGTTCCCGTGCTCGCTTGCGGGTCTGGGTTCCAGGCTATTTGGCTATCGAGGCCGCCGCGGCGGCGCGCTGCAGGTTGGTCTCGTATTGGCCGCGGGCGGAGCGGTACTGCTTCGGCCACGCGACGTCGCCGAAGCCGATCTTCGCCGCTTCGTGCAGCGTCCACGCCGGGTCCGCAAGGTGCGGTCGCGCGATGGCGCACAGGTCCGCGCGGCCCGCAGCGATGATGCTGTTCGCGTGGTCGGCCTCGGAGATCGCACCAACCGCGAGCGTCGGGATGCCGACCTCGTTGCGAATGCGGTCGGCGAACGGCGTCTGGTACATGCGGCCGTACACCGGCTGGTCGCCCTTCCACACCTGGCCAGACGAGCAGTCGATGATGTCGGCGCCGGCCTCCTTGAAAAGACGCGCGATCGCGACGGCGTCGTCAGCGGTGTTGCCCCCCGGGAACCAGTCGTGGCACGACAGGCGCACCGACATCGGGCGGTTCGTCGGCCACATCGCACGCATTGCCTTGAACACTTCGAGCGGGAAGCGCGCACGGTTCTCGAGGTCACCGCCGAACTCGTCCGTGCGGCGGTTGGTCAGCGGCGACAGGAAGCTCGACAGCAGATAGCCGTGCGCGCAGTGCAGCTCCAGGATGTCGAAGCCGGCCTCGGCCGCCATGCGCGTGGCGCGCACGAAGTCGTTGCGCACGCGCTCCATGTCGTCGCGCGTCATCGCACGCGGCACCTGCGAGTGCGGCAGGTAGGGCAGCGGCGAGGCGGAGATCAGTTCCCATGCACCGGTGTCGAGCGGTTCGTCGATGCCTTCCCAGGCGAGCTTCGTCGCGCCCTTGCGGCCGGCATGGCCGAGCTGCATACCGATCTTCGCATCCGAATTGCCATGCACGAAATCGACGATGCGCTTCCACGCATTCACATGCTCGGGCTTGTACATGCCCGCGCATCCCGGCGTGATGCGCGCATCGGGCGACACGCAGGTCATCTCGGTATACAGGAGCCCCGCGCCGCCCAAGGCACGCGAGCCGAAATGCACGAGGTGGAAGTCGTTGGCGGCGCCGTCCTCGGCCGAGTACATCGCCATCGGTGACATCACGATGCGGTTCGCGAGCGTCAGGCCCCGCAGCTTGAACGGGGTGAACATCGGCGGCGGCGGGGTCTCGTCGTCGCGTACCTCCAGCCCGGCCTTGCGCGCGAGCCAGCGTTCGTAGCCTTCGAGCCAGCCCGCGTCGCGCAGCCGCAGGTTCTCGTGCGAAATGCGCTGCGAGCGCGTCAGCATCGAGTACATGAACTGCTCAGGCTCCAAGGTATCGCAGTAGCGTGCGCCGCACACCTCGAACCATTCCATCGCGTTCCACGCGGCGTTCTGCAGCCGCAGCACGTCGATGTTGCGGGCCGCCTGATAGCGCTCCAGCACCGCGGGGATGTGTTCGCGCGTATCGCCCTCGTCGCGGAAGAGCCGCGTGAGCTCGATCGCATCTTCGAGCGCGAGCTTGGTGCCCGAGCCGATCGCGAAATGCGCGGTGTGCACGGCATCGCCCATCAGCACGACGTGGCTCTTGCCGTTGTAGTGGTGCCACTGCTCGCACTTCACGCGCTGGAAGTTGAGCCACGCCGAGCCGCGCAGGTGGCGCGAGTTGGTCATCAGGCGGTGGCCATCGAGGTGCTTGCCGAAGAGCTGTTCGCAGAACGCGATCGACTGCTCCTGGTCGGCGGTGTCGAGGCCGTGCGCCTTCCACACGTGCTCGGGGCATTCGACGATGAAGGTCGTCGTGTTGTCGTCGAACTTGTAGATGTGGGCCTGGAACCAGCCATGCTCGGTCTTCTCGAAGAAGAACGTGAAGGCGTCGAAGAGCTTGGTCGTGCCGAGCCAGATGTAGCGGTTGGGCCGCGTGACGATGTCGGGCTTGAACACCTCCGCGTATTTGTTGCGGACGCGTGAGTTGATGCCGTCGGAGGCGATGACGAGATCGGCGTCGGGAAACTCGGCGTCCGACTCGACCTCGCGATCGAACACGAGCTCGACGCCCAGTTCCTCGCAGCGCGCCTGCAGGATGTTGAGCATCATCTTGCGGCCGATGCCGACGAAGCCGTGCCCGCCGCTGCGGATCGTGCGCCCCTTGAAATGGAGCTCGATGTCGTCCCAGTGGTTGAACGCGACCTGGATCGCGTCGGCCGTCTCCGGGTCCCACTCGCGCATGTTGTCCATCGTCGCGTCCGAGAACACGACGCCCCAGCCGAAGGTGTCGTAGGGGCGGTTCCGCTCGATCACGCGGATCTCGTGCGCCGGGTTCAGCTTCTTCATCAGGATCGCGAAATACAGCCCCGCGGGCCCGCCACCGATACAGACGATACGCATCTCAGGTCTCCTCCATCTGGGCGCCCGGCTTCACCCCTGGGCGTCGTGTCGCTCTATTTTAGTTGCGAATATTTCATACTTAAAGCACTTAGTCAAACGCTGACGCAGTGCGCACCCGAAGGCTTCGGATCGTCGGGGCTGCGAACTGCGCTGCGTTGGGTGTATTACCCCACATCTGCCGACGCTTTGACCCCCCCATGTGGGGGAGGTGCGGTGCGCCGCGAAGACGCACTATCCCCCGACGCCTAGCGGTGACGGCTGCTGCACTGCAGAAATAAAACTTCGTGACTGAATATTTTAAGCCTGATATATCTTCGCTCCACTCTACTCGCGGGAGTTCGGCATGGCCATACAGCAAGCGGCAATCGGAACCGGGATCACGATCCGATCCCGCCCCGGACGGTTCTACCACCAGTTGATGAACGCCTGCGGCATGCTCGCGGCGCTGCTCTTCGGCGGCATGGCGCTGCTCGTGTGCGCCGACGTCGTGATGCGCAACGTCGGCCTCGGGTCGATCGCATGGGCCGTCGAGGCGACCGAATACATCCTGATGGTCGCGACCTTTGTCGCGGCGCCATGGCTGCTGTACCTGAACGACCACATCCGCGTCGACGTCGTGCTGCGCGCGCTGTCGGCGCCGATGCAGCGCCGTCTGGAGCTCGCGACCGACCTCGCCTGCTGCGTGATCTGCGCGGTCCTCGCGTGGCAGACCGTCGCGGTGGCACATGACACGGCTGCCCAGGGCAGTCTCGTGTTCAAGGTGCTGGTGTTCCCGGAATGGTGGCTGAACCTGCCGATGGTGTTCTCGTGCGC
This genomic interval carries:
- a CDS encoding bifunctional salicylyl-CoA 5-hydroxylase/oxidoreductase, which translates into the protein MRIVCIGGGPAGLYFAILMKKLNPAHEIRVIERNRPYDTFGWGVVFSDATMDNMREWDPETADAIQVAFNHWDDIELHFKGRTIRSGGHGFVGIGRKMMLNILQARCEELGVELVFDREVESDAEFPDADLVIASDGINSRVRNKYAEVFKPDIVTRPNRYIWLGTTKLFDAFTFFFEKTEHGWFQAHIYKFDDNTTTFIVECPEHVWKAHGLDTADQEQSIAFCEQLFGKHLDGHRLMTNSRHLRGSAWLNFQRVKCEQWHHYNGKSHVVLMGDAVHTAHFAIGSGTKLALEDAIELTRLFRDEGDTREHIPAVLERYQAARNIDVLRLQNAAWNAMEWFEVCGARYCDTLEPEQFMYSMLTRSQRISHENLRLRDAGWLEGYERWLARKAGLEVRDDETPPPPMFTPFKLRGLTLANRIVMSPMAMYSAEDGAANDFHLVHFGSRALGGAGLLYTEMTCVSPDARITPGCAGMYKPEHVNAWKRIVDFVHGNSDAKIGMQLGHAGRKGATKLAWEGIDEPLDTGAWELISASPLPYLPHSQVPRAMTRDDMERVRNDFVRATRMAAEAGFDILELHCAHGYLLSSFLSPLTNRRTDEFGGDLENRARFPLEVFKAMRAMWPTNRPMSVRLSCHDWFPGGNTADDAVAIARLFKEAGADIIDCSSGQVWKGDQPVYGRMYQTPFADRIRNEVGIPTLAVGAISEADHANSIIAAGRADLCAIARPHLADPAWTLHEAAKIGFGDVAWPKQYRSARGQYETNLQRAAAAASIAK
- a CDS encoding TRAP transporter small permease encodes the protein MAIQQAAIGTGITIRSRPGRFYHQLMNACGMLAALLFGGMALLVCADVVMRNVGLGSIAWAVEATEYILMVATFVAAPWLLYLNDHIRVDVVLRALSAPMQRRLELATDLACCVICAVLAWQTVAVAHDTAAQGSLVFKVLVFPEWWLNLPMVFSCALLAVEFARRFINLLTREAH